A section of the Roseivirga sp. BDSF3-8 genome encodes:
- a CDS encoding TlpA family protein disulfide reductase produces the protein MKTLIVGLVLVSIFSAIGYIFWQTDLKYSQPTPVPAHYQPLDMGEEVSLEELALSTDRPTLLHFFNPHCPCSKFNFEHFRTLALSYGDKVDFKVVLQDLEEKDARVAFAGYDLQVPTLFDHDGKIAEACGVYATPQAVLLDKEGHIYFRGNYNKSRYCTVTGSNYTQMALDSLIAGKDIPYFGPLAYRAYGCQLPSDNPATALDFWDLSF, from the coding sequence TTCTTGTCAGCATATTTTCCGCCATCGGATATATCTTCTGGCAAACAGACCTAAAATATTCACAACCTACCCCAGTCCCCGCACACTATCAGCCGCTGGATATGGGTGAGGAAGTGAGCCTTGAAGAATTGGCTCTTTCTACGGATAGACCGACTCTTCTCCATTTCTTCAACCCCCATTGCCCCTGTTCCAAATTCAATTTCGAGCATTTCAGAACGCTTGCATTATCATACGGAGACAAGGTAGACTTCAAAGTAGTCCTGCAGGATCTGGAAGAAAAAGACGCCCGGGTGGCTTTTGCCGGATATGATTTACAAGTGCCGACGCTGTTTGATCACGATGGTAAAATTGCCGAAGCATGCGGGGTTTACGCCACACCTCAGGCTGTGCTTCTGGATAAGGAAGGGCATATCTATTTCCGAGGAAACTACAATAAATCCAGATACTGTACAGTAACTGGCTCTAACTATACGCAAATGGCACTCGACTCACTCATCGCCGGTAAGGACATTCCTTACTTTGGCCCCCTCGCCTATCGGGCGTATGGTTGTCAGTTGCCATCAGATAACCCGGCAACTGCGCTGGATTTCTGGGACTTATCCTTTTAA